A single region of the Geobacillus subterraneus genome encodes:
- a CDS encoding ATP-binding protein gives MNKYTNSFHERANAMADSLILEHYSLSELNFETVSHYRERFARVKPGHPWNGLETKEFLYKIGAWGKLRDSSKEGLTLAGLLMFSEERIITEVLPQYFLEYREHADANGTGWTKRFTSQDGTWSGNVYDFYFRVLAELERHVWSDEGRIVLGEALVNALVHADYGEEGGIAVEKEDGAFRFANPGRFRIPVEAAMAGQMSNLRNPNVFKMFLLIDVCKRAGSGLKRMHDMQEQALVQPVDISQQTNPDRTIVTLCPLLFPAEAGATVETETDESLQQPEQEWTEQEDRGIKESFINNGPNSVNISANSVITEENSINNTIDSINNKANSVKKSVDSVNKQGKSVNNKLNSMNNRSDSGNNEMSVHDMGEGEEDEKMDERLWKMAELARRKKRLAPAVMEEMIVRLCCERPLRLKELATLLERTPDGLRNNYLGKLLEEGKIRLKYPDQPNHPRQAYIGTGKS, from the coding sequence ATGAATAAATATACAAATTCGTTCCATGAACGCGCCAACGCGATGGCGGACAGCTTGATTTTGGAGCATTACAGCTTGAGCGAGCTCAACTTTGAGACGGTCAGCCATTACCGGGAGCGGTTCGCTCGCGTAAAGCCGGGCCATCCGTGGAACGGGCTTGAGACAAAAGAATTTTTATACAAAATCGGCGCATGGGGCAAGCTGCGCGACAGCAGCAAAGAAGGGCTGACGCTCGCCGGCTTATTGATGTTCAGTGAGGAGCGGATCATTACCGAGGTGCTGCCGCAATACTTTTTAGAGTACCGGGAGCACGCCGATGCGAACGGAACGGGGTGGACGAAGCGGTTCACTTCGCAGGACGGGACATGGTCCGGCAACGTGTATGACTTTTATTTCCGTGTGCTTGCTGAGCTGGAACGCCACGTTTGGTCGGATGAAGGGCGCATTGTGCTCGGTGAGGCGCTGGTGAATGCGCTTGTTCACGCTGACTACGGGGAAGAAGGAGGCATTGCCGTCGAAAAAGAAGACGGAGCGTTTCGCTTTGCTAATCCCGGCCGATTCCGCATTCCGGTTGAGGCGGCGATGGCCGGACAAATGAGCAATTTGCGCAATCCGAACGTCTTTAAAATGTTTTTATTGATCGACGTATGTAAGCGGGCGGGATCCGGCTTAAAACGAATGCATGATATGCAGGAACAGGCGCTTGTCCAGCCCGTCGACATCTCGCAACAAACGAACCCGGATCGTACGATTGTTACGTTATGCCCGCTGCTATTTCCAGCCGAGGCGGGGGCAACGGTTGAAACAGAGACGGATGAATCATTGCAACAGCCTGAACAAGAATGGACGGAACAAGAGGATCGAGGAATCAAGGAGAGCTTCATAAATAACGGACCTAACTCTGTAAATATAAGTGCAAACTCCGTTATTACTGAAGAAAACTCCATAAATAACACCATTGACTCCATAAACAACAAGGCGAACTCCGTAAAAAAATCCGTCGACTCCGTGAATAAGCAGGGCAAGTCCGTAAATAACAAACTTAACTCCATGAATAACCGATCCGACTCCGGTAATAATGAAATGAGCGTTCATGATATGGGAGAAGGAGAGGAAGACGAGAAGATGGATGAACGGTTATGGAAGATGGCGGAATTGGCGCGCCGAAAAAAGCGGTTGGCCCCAGCGGTGATGGAGGAGATGATCGTCCGCTTATGCTGCGAGCGGCCGCTGCGGCTGAAGGAGCTAGCGACGCTGCTCGAACGGACGCCGGACGGATTGCGCAACAACTATTTAGGGAAACTATTAGAGGAAGGAAAAATTCGTCTGAAATACCCCGATCAGCCAAACCATCCGCGCCAAGCGTATATTGGGACGGGAAAATCTTGA
- a CDS encoding FAD-dependent oxidoreductase produces the protein MSSLPSTVEPYWRDSVPLPSFPRLDEDVSVDVAVVGGGISGLTTAYLLATQGARVALLEADRLLNGTTGHTTAKITAQHDLVYDEFLNHFGAEKTRLYYDACMDALGFIRRTVEQHRIDCDFCEQDAYIYTTSSSSFQKLVKEWEAYERLGIDGAFVESIPLPLPVKAAVVMKQQAQFHPLKYLVNLVDAITKAGGAIYEYTPVADIEQGERLSVVTRDKKRVECDHVAVCSHFPFYDGGFYFSRMYAERSYVLGVTTAEPYPGGMYLSADDPKRSIRSAAANGETLILIGGENHKTGQGVPTMRHYEALSSFASQLFTVKDIRYRWSAQDLTTLDKVPYIGPMTADAPNIYVATGYRKWGMTNGTAAGMLLSDLILGRDNPYRDLYSPSRFYADPSVKQFFTTNLDVAKHLLTGKIEPAVRRPQDLARGEGAVVSVNGKRAGAYKDEAGTLHVVDTTCTHMGCELEWNSGDRTWDCPCHGSRFSIDGNVVEGPAKQPLKRLELDESP, from the coding sequence ATGTCATCCCTCCCTTCTACTGTTGAACCATATTGGCGCGATTCCGTGCCGCTTCCGTCTTTTCCGAGGCTTGATGAAGACGTTTCCGTCGATGTCGCGGTCGTCGGCGGCGGCATTTCCGGCCTTACAACCGCTTATTTGCTGGCGACGCAAGGAGCGCGTGTTGCTCTGCTTGAAGCCGATCGGCTGCTCAACGGGACGACGGGCCACACGACGGCGAAAATTACCGCCCAGCACGACCTCGTATACGATGAATTTCTCAACCATTTCGGCGCCGAGAAAACACGTCTTTATTATGACGCCTGCATGGATGCGCTCGGCTTCATCCGCCGCACGGTTGAACAGCACCGGATCGACTGCGATTTTTGCGAACAGGACGCCTACATTTATACGACGTCTTCCTCTTCGTTCCAAAAATTAGTGAAAGAGTGGGAGGCGTACGAACGGCTCGGCATCGACGGCGCTTTCGTTGAGTCGATCCCGCTCCCGCTGCCAGTGAAAGCGGCGGTTGTGATGAAGCAGCAAGCCCAGTTCCATCCGCTCAAATATTTAGTCAACCTTGTTGATGCCATAACAAAGGCGGGGGGCGCGATTTATGAATACACGCCGGTCGCCGACATCGAGCAAGGGGAACGGCTGTCTGTCGTGACGCGCGACAAAAAGCGGGTTGAGTGCGACCATGTCGCCGTCTGTTCCCACTTTCCGTTTTATGACGGCGGGTTTTACTTTTCCCGCATGTATGCTGAACGGTCATACGTGTTAGGGGTGACGACTGCCGAGCCGTATCCGGGCGGTATGTATTTAAGCGCCGACGACCCGAAACGCTCGATCCGTTCCGCGGCGGCGAACGGCGAGACGCTTATTCTCATCGGCGGAGAAAACCATAAAACCGGCCAAGGGGTGCCAACGATGCGCCATTATGAGGCGCTTTCCTCGTTTGCCTCACAGCTGTTTACGGTGAAAGACATCCGTTACCGCTGGTCGGCCCAAGACTTGACGACGCTTGATAAAGTGCCGTATATCGGGCCGATGACCGCCGATGCGCCAAACATTTATGTCGCGACAGGATACCGAAAGTGGGGGATGACGAACGGAACTGCCGCAGGGATGCTGCTGTCTGACCTCATTCTCGGCCGCGACAACCCATATCGCGACTTGTACTCCCCGTCGCGTTTCTATGCCGACCCGAGTGTGAAGCAGTTTTTCACGACAAACCTTGATGTCGCCAAACATTTATTGACTGGCAAAATCGAGCCGGCCGTCCGCCGGCCGCAAGACTTGGCGCGCGGCGAGGGGGCGGTTGTCTCGGTCAATGGGAAACGGGCCGGCGCCTACAAAGACGAAGCGGGGACGCTCCATGTCGTCGACACGACGTGCACCCATATGGGCTGTGAACTCGAATGGAACAGCGGCGACCGGACGTGGGACTGTCCTTGCCATGGCTCGCGCTTTTCGATCGATGGCAATGTCGTCGAAGGCCCGGCGAAGCAGCCGTTGAAGCGCCTTGAACTCGATGAATCGCCTTGA
- the rlmH gene encoding 23S rRNA (pseudouridine(1915)-N(3))-methyltransferase RlmH, translating into MHISIIAVGKLKEKYLIAGVNEYTKRLSAYAKIEIIEVADEKTPERASEPEEEQIKEREGERLLAKISPDAHVIALAIEGKMKSSEQFAARLDELATYGKSKVAFVIGGSLGLSKQVMARADETLSFSKMTFPHQLIRLVLLEQIYRAFRINRGEPYHK; encoded by the coding sequence GTGCATATCTCCATTATAGCTGTAGGTAAGTTGAAGGAAAAATATTTGATCGCTGGGGTGAACGAGTATACAAAGCGTCTATCCGCATACGCCAAAATAGAGATCATTGAAGTCGCGGACGAAAAAACGCCAGAGCGGGCCAGCGAACCTGAGGAAGAGCAAATAAAAGAGCGCGAGGGCGAGCGGCTGCTGGCGAAAATTTCGCCCGATGCCCATGTCATCGCGCTCGCCATTGAAGGGAAAATGAAATCGTCCGAGCAATTTGCCGCCCGCCTTGATGAGCTCGCCACTTACGGAAAAAGCAAGGTGGCTTTTGTCATCGGCGGCTCGCTCGGCTTAAGCAAACAAGTGATGGCGCGCGCCGATGAAACGTTGTCGTTTTCGAAAATGACGTTTCCGCACCAGCTGATACGTCTCGTTTTGCTCGAGCAAATTTATCGCGCGTTTCGCATTAACCGGGGGGAACCGTATCACAAGTGA
- a CDS encoding glycosyltransferase family 8 protein: MIHLVTATNDAYALPLGVMLKSLFANKTSEHRVTVYVLHETLSEQNKWNLENVLKKHHQQPIFLPVTDPAFSRLKETHYITKEMYYRIAIPDLLGSKVKKALYLDCDLIVKEDICELWETDIDDYFVAAVESVDAQRRKKDLLIPDDSRYFNSGVLLINVEKWREHNISAKVFEFIRTYPEKLIHPDQDALNAVLYDKWRLLHPKWNYTTGHVKLRLRMKPAIIHFTGPKKPWNAHHPLAKQYLKYRKKVEWT; encoded by the coding sequence TTGATCCATCTTGTTACAGCGACTAACGACGCATACGCCTTGCCTCTTGGAGTGATGTTAAAGTCGTTGTTTGCCAATAAAACGTCCGAACATCGTGTCACTGTTTATGTATTGCACGAAACGTTATCGGAACAAAATAAATGGAACTTAGAAAACGTATTAAAAAAACATCACCAACAGCCGATTTTTTTGCCTGTTACCGATCCGGCTTTTTCTAGGCTAAAAGAAACACATTATATTACAAAAGAAATGTACTACCGCATTGCGATTCCAGACTTGCTCGGTTCGAAAGTGAAAAAAGCGCTTTATCTTGACTGCGACCTCATTGTCAAAGAAGATATTTGCGAACTATGGGAGACAGACATCGATGACTACTTCGTCGCCGCTGTTGAAAGCGTCGACGCCCAAAGAAGAAAAAAGGATTTATTGATCCCCGACGATTCTCGTTATTTCAACTCCGGCGTTTTGTTAATCAACGTAGAAAAATGGCGGGAACACAACATATCCGCCAAAGTGTTCGAATTTATCCGGACATACCCGGAAAAGCTCATCCATCCGGACCAAGACGCGTTAAACGCTGTTTTATATGACAAATGGCGGCTTTTACATCCAAAATGGAATTATACAACAGGCCATGTTAAATTGCGCTTGCGCATGAAGCCGGCCATCATCCATTTCACCGGCCCAAAAAAACCGTGGAACGCCCATCATCCACTCGCAAAACAATATTTGAAATACAGGAAAAAGGTGGAGTGGACATAG
- a CDS encoding glycerate kinase: MKVVIAPDSFKESLSALEVAEAVERGFRTVFPEAEYVKVPMADGGEGTVQSLVDATGGRIVEIEVTGPLGEPVVAFFGLLGDGKTAVIEMAAASGLHLVPRARRNPLVTTTRGTGELIRAALDAGATHLIIGLGGSATNDGGAGMVQALGGRLLDRDGRDIGPGGRALADLQAIDLSGLDPRLKSVRIDVACDVDNPLTGPKGASAIFGPQKGATPDMVAILDQNLAHYADVINRELGKQVGDIPGAGAAGGLGAGLLAFFPAELKRGVDIVIETVQLAERVKGADLVITGEGRIDGQTVFGKTPIGVAKTAKRFGVPVIGIAGSLGDDSAAVLDHGIDALFTIVPGVVPLEQALGQAQHYVAQTARHIASVYRLGHAGKSSSL, encoded by the coding sequence ATGAAAGTTGTCATTGCCCCGGATTCGTTTAAAGAAAGCCTTTCTGCGCTCGAAGTCGCTGAGGCGGTTGAACGCGGGTTTCGGACGGTGTTTCCGGAAGCTGAATACGTGAAAGTGCCGATGGCCGATGGCGGAGAAGGGACCGTGCAGTCGCTCGTTGACGCGACCGGAGGCCGCATCGTGGAAATTGAAGTGACCGGTCCGCTCGGTGAGCCGGTTGTGGCGTTTTTCGGCTTGCTTGGCGATGGGAAGACAGCGGTGATTGAGATGGCGGCCGCCTCAGGACTGCACCTTGTCCCGCGCGCCCGGCGCAATCCGTTAGTGACGACGACGCGAGGGACAGGGGAACTGATCCGCGCCGCGCTTGACGCTGGCGCCACCCATCTGATCATCGGCCTCGGCGGCAGCGCGACAAACGACGGCGGCGCCGGCATGGTGCAGGCGCTTGGCGGGCGGCTTTTAGACCGCGACGGCCGCGACATCGGCCCAGGCGGCAGGGCGCTCGCCGACTTGCAGGCGATCGACCTTTCCGGACTCGATCCGCGCCTCAAGAGCGTCCGCATTGATGTGGCCTGCGACGTCGACAACCCGTTGACCGGCCCAAAAGGGGCGTCGGCCATTTTCGGGCCGCAAAAAGGGGCGACACCGGACATGGTGGCGATCCTCGACCAAAACTTAGCCCATTATGCCGACGTGATCAACCGCGAACTCGGCAAACAAGTGGGCGACATCCCGGGCGCTGGCGCGGCTGGCGGCTTAGGAGCGGGATTGCTTGCGTTTTTTCCAGCCGAATTAAAGCGTGGTGTTGATATTGTGATCGAAACGGTCCAGCTCGCGGAGCGTGTCAAAGGGGCGGACTTAGTCATCACCGGCGAAGGGCGAATCGACGGACAGACGGTATTTGGCAAAACGCCGATTGGCGTCGCCAAGACAGCGAAGCGGTTCGGCGTCCCGGTCATCGGCATCGCCGGGTCGCTGGGCGACGACAGTGCGGCCGTATTGGATCACGGCATTGACGCGCTATTTACGATCGTCCCGGGCGTCGTGCCGCTTGAACAGGCGCTTGGACAAGCGCAACATTATGTGGCGCAAACCGCGCGGCATATCGCCTCCGTGTACCGCCTTGGTCACGCAGGAAAATCATCTTCTCTTTGA
- a CDS encoding S1C family serine protease, with protein MGYYDDHYESYGQTRRKRRSGSFVSALVGAVLGGLLVLMSIPALSRWDVLPYDVVPPQGGEEEREEENGVPSIRQSVSVDVTTAVTKAIDQVSDAVVGVVNIQAAGFWSQGGEPGVGSGVIYKKVGGRAFVVTNHHVIENASQLEVSLQDGTRVPAKLLGSDVLMDLAVLEIDAKHVKKVAPFGNSDTVKPGEPVIAIGNPLGLQFAGSVTQGIISGTNRTVEVDLDQDGAPDWNAEVLQTDAAINPGNSGGALVNIKGQVIGINSMKIAQEAVEGIGFAIPINAAIPIISDLEKYGQVRRPYMGVELRSLSDIPSYHWQATLHLPPNVTEGVAVIQVVPMSPAAQAGLQQFDVIVALDGEKVRNVLDLRKYLYTKKSIGDRMEVTFYRDGEKRTVTLKLARESY; from the coding sequence ATGGGATATTACGATGACCATTATGAATCGTACGGGCAGACGAGACGAAAACGGCGCAGCGGTTCGTTCGTTTCTGCGCTTGTCGGTGCTGTATTGGGGGGACTGCTCGTCCTTATGTCCATCCCGGCGCTTTCTCGTTGGGACGTCCTCCCGTACGATGTCGTGCCGCCACAGGGCGGAGAAGAAGAACGGGAAGAGGAAAACGGAGTCCCCTCCATCCGGCAAAGTGTTTCGGTTGATGTGACGACAGCGGTGACGAAAGCGATCGATCAAGTGTCCGATGCGGTCGTCGGCGTCGTCAATATTCAAGCAGCGGGCTTCTGGTCGCAAGGCGGCGAACCTGGGGTCGGATCGGGCGTCATTTACAAGAAAGTGGGCGGACGGGCGTTTGTCGTCACGAACCATCACGTCATCGAAAACGCCAGCCAGCTGGAAGTGAGTTTACAAGATGGAACGAGAGTGCCGGCGAAGCTGCTCGGCAGCGATGTGCTTATGGATTTAGCCGTGTTGGAAATTGATGCGAAACATGTGAAAAAAGTCGCCCCATTCGGCAACTCCGATACGGTGAAGCCGGGCGAACCGGTCATCGCCATCGGCAATCCGCTCGGTTTGCAGTTCGCCGGATCGGTGACACAAGGCATTATTTCCGGGACGAACCGGACGGTGGAAGTCGACTTGGATCAAGACGGCGCACCGGACTGGAACGCGGAAGTACTGCAGACAGATGCGGCGATCAACCCGGGCAACAGCGGCGGCGCCCTCGTGAACATCAAAGGGCAAGTGATCGGCATCAATTCGATGAAAATCGCCCAAGAAGCAGTCGAAGGGATCGGGTTTGCCATCCCGATCAATGCAGCGATCCCGATTATTTCTGACCTAGAGAAATACGGACAAGTGCGCCGTCCGTACATGGGCGTGGAGCTCCGCTCGCTCAGCGACATCCCATCGTATCATTGGCAGGCGACGCTTCATTTGCCGCCGAACGTGACGGAAGGAGTAGCGGTCATCCAGGTGGTCCCGATGTCGCCGGCTGCGCAAGCAGGCTTGCAGCAGTTTGACGTCATTGTAGCGCTTGACGGCGAAAAAGTCCGTAACGTGCTTGATTTGCGCAAGTATTTGTACACAAAAAAATCGATCGGTGATCGAATGGAAGTAACGTTTTATCGCGACGGGGAGAAACGAACCGTTACGCTGAAATTAGCGCGCGAGTCGTATTAA
- a CDS encoding GGDEF domain-containing protein — MLLRARSIILAVFFASIAVVFVSKPVSFDRTYIIALLFYWLFSSLYSHLRVVDKTKNNIPVDYGINYSLSFALFAGPLGLFIFETLFRLTEHLTKKYLKTAEPDEWLHTLYNIGSFVTFNSLAFALYNLLHPLFEPVPFIGFWLLIFLLVVIVSFLTDCCLIVIFYITGDIRTQREALDFIKTRSWTDMGKTALTNGLLFLFLQEQQWDMLLSLFLLNYFVSRSFFSKSQSIQHKLERDQFEKMAYTDFLTGVHNRAYMDKTIAKLNETGEWIGVVVADIDNFKAINDTYNHAVGDEVIRHFALTLKRFLKEDDFLFRSGGEEFTMFLRHRTFEESVELVEEMRETVRHSTVLVDDGAAKRPIAYTSSFGLYFFQTGGTISIEKAYVYADHLLLRSKESGKNKISAQCGGVA; from the coding sequence ATGTTACTCCGAGCACGATCGATTATTTTGGCTGTTTTTTTCGCGTCGATTGCCGTTGTTTTTGTGTCAAAACCGGTTTCTTTCGATCGCACGTATATTATCGCCCTGCTATTTTACTGGCTGTTTTCCAGCTTATATTCTCACTTGCGCGTCGTCGACAAAACGAAAAACAATATTCCGGTTGACTACGGCATTAACTACAGCTTATCGTTCGCCTTGTTTGCCGGCCCGCTCGGGCTGTTTATTTTTGAAACACTATTTCGCCTAACTGAACATTTGACAAAAAAATACTTGAAGACAGCGGAGCCGGATGAATGGCTGCACACACTGTACAACATCGGTTCTTTTGTGACATTCAATTCATTGGCGTTTGCCTTGTACAACCTCCTCCATCCGCTGTTTGAGCCTGTTCCGTTCATCGGATTTTGGCTGCTTATCTTTCTGCTCGTCGTCATCGTTTCCTTTTTGACTGATTGCTGCCTCATCGTCATTTTTTATATAACCGGCGACATTCGGACACAGCGCGAAGCACTCGATTTTATAAAGACAAGAAGCTGGACGGATATGGGGAAAACGGCGCTGACCAACGGCCTGCTGTTTCTCTTTTTGCAAGAACAGCAATGGGATATGCTCTTGAGCTTGTTTTTGCTCAATTACTTTGTCAGCCGCTCGTTCTTTTCCAAATCGCAAAGCATCCAGCATAAACTAGAGCGCGACCAGTTTGAAAAAATGGCGTATACCGACTTTCTGACCGGCGTTCATAACCGCGCCTATATGGACAAGACGATCGCGAAGTTAAATGAAACAGGCGAATGGATTGGCGTTGTCGTCGCTGATATCGACAATTTTAAGGCGATTAACGATACGTATAACCACGCCGTCGGCGATGAAGTGATCCGCCACTTTGCCTTGACATTGAAACGGTTTCTGAAGGAGGATGATTTTTTGTTTCGCAGCGGTGGGGAAGAGTTTACCATGTTTTTGCGCCACCGCACATTTGAGGAAAGCGTCGAGCTTGTCGAAGAGATGCGGGAAACGGTACGCCATAGCACGGTGTTGGTCGATGATGGGGCGGCCAAGCGCCCAATTGCTTACACATCGTCATTCGGTCTCTACTTTTTTCAAACGGGAGGAACGATATCGATCGAAAAGGCATACGTCTATGCCGACCACTTATTGCTTCGTTCGAAAGAAAGCGGCAAAAATAAAATCTCGGCCCAATGCGGGGGAGTTGCGTGA
- a CDS encoding CxxH/CxxC protein codes for MIFTCEEHIDIAIDEYVDETEQAPDIAPMDNNEKQCSFCEKKAVYVVGN; via the coding sequence ATGATATTCACATGTGAAGAACATATTGATATCGCCATTGACGAATATGTGGATGAAACCGAACAGGCGCCCGACATTGCACCTATGGATAACAATGAAAAACAGTGCAGTTTTTGTGAAAAAAAGGCTGTATATGTAGTAGGAAACTAA
- the manA gene encoding mannose-6-phosphate isomerase, class I, whose protein sequence is MHQEPIFLTPVFQERIWGGTKLAERFGYDIPSSQTGECWAVSAHPHGQTVVARGPFQGMTLGQLWEERRDLFGHFPSDRFPLLTKILDANADLSVQVHPDDEYAKTHEGGELGKTECWYIIDCKPGAQLIYGHHAETKEELRAMMEAGEWDRLLRKVPIHPGDFFYVPSGTIHALCEGTLVLETQQSSDTTYRVYDYDRVDSQGRKRELHLEKAIDVTTVPHRDTDVHPHVADMPGATVTTFVEGDYFGVQKWDVRGEAEWEQTKPFLIVSVLRGEGELACGGRTYPIRQGDHFILPHQLGRFAVRGALEAIASWPRTGK, encoded by the coding sequence ATGCATCAAGAACCGATTTTTCTTACTCCCGTCTTTCAAGAACGCATTTGGGGCGGCACGAAGCTCGCCGAACGGTTCGGCTACGATATCCCGTCATCGCAAACAGGAGAATGTTGGGCCGTATCGGCCCATCCGCACGGGCAGACGGTCGTCGCCCGCGGGCCGTTTCAAGGGATGACGCTTGGACAGCTATGGGAGGAGCGCCGCGACTTGTTCGGCCATTTTCCATCCGATCGCTTTCCGTTGCTGACGAAAATTTTAGACGCCAACGCCGACTTGTCCGTTCAAGTCCATCCCGACGATGAATACGCAAAAACGCACGAAGGCGGGGAGCTCGGCAAAACGGAATGCTGGTACATTATCGACTGCAAGCCGGGCGCCCAGTTGATTTACGGCCATCACGCCGAAACAAAAGAAGAGCTGCGCGCCATGATGGAGGCGGGAGAATGGGATCGTTTGCTGCGGAAAGTGCCGATTCACCCTGGCGACTTCTTCTATGTCCCAAGCGGCACGATCCATGCCCTTTGTGAAGGGACGCTTGTCCTTGAGACGCAGCAAAGCTCTGATACGACTTACCGCGTCTACGATTACGACCGCGTCGACAGCCAGGGGCGGAAGCGGGAACTCCACTTGGAGAAGGCCATTGACGTCACCACTGTCCCGCACCGCGACACCGATGTCCATCCCCATGTCGCCGACATGCCTGGCGCGACTGTGACGACCTTTGTGGAAGGCGACTACTTTGGCGTCCAAAAGTGGGACGTCCGCGGCGAAGCTGAGTGGGAGCAGACGAAGCCGTTTCTCATCGTCAGCGTCCTCCGAGGGGAGGGCGAGCTCGCTTGCGGCGGGCGGACATACCCGATCCGCCAAGGCGACCATTTCATTTTGCCGCACCAGCTCGGCCGGTTTGCGGTTCGCGGTGCGCTTGAAGCCATTGCCTCTTGGCCGCGAACAGGCAAATAA
- a CDS encoding NAD-dependent epimerase/dehydratase family protein, translating to MKVFVTGGCGFIGSHIVDLLAESGCDVIVIDNLLTGSTSFLHPKAKWHRTDLLSSAEIDALFAREKPDYVIHQAAQTHVPTSILDPVADAKINIFGTLTILHCCVKHKVKKMIFASSCAVYGDAGDVSITESFPARPVSFYAASKQTAELYIRLFHRHYNLTYTILRYANVYGPRQSVKNEGGVVAALIHKQLAKEAPIIFGDGNQTRDFVFVKDVARANCLALTKGDNETFNIGTNKKTTINELAALISSFFPSPISCLYYPERPGDIRHSRLNADKAKLMLDWQPAYNLEAGLAETVHFYKTNRR from the coding sequence TTGAAAGTTTTTGTGACCGGCGGTTGTGGGTTTATTGGCTCCCATATCGTCGATTTGTTGGCGGAATCGGGGTGCGATGTGATCGTGATTGACAACCTTCTAACAGGATCAACATCGTTTCTCCATCCGAAAGCGAAATGGCACCGCACCGACCTCTTATCTTCCGCTGAGATTGATGCCTTGTTTGCACGCGAAAAACCGGATTACGTCATCCACCAAGCAGCCCAAACCCATGTCCCCACTTCCATTCTTGATCCGGTTGCCGATGCTAAGATCAACATTTTCGGCACGTTAACGATTCTTCATTGCTGTGTCAAGCACAAGGTAAAAAAAATGATCTTCGCCTCCTCGTGCGCGGTTTACGGTGATGCCGGCGACGTCAGTATCACCGAGTCGTTCCCCGCCCGCCCGGTTTCCTTTTATGCCGCCTCGAAGCAGACGGCTGAGCTGTACATCCGTCTCTTTCATCGTCATTACAACCTCACATATACGATATTACGATACGCCAACGTGTACGGACCGCGGCAATCTGTCAAAAACGAAGGCGGCGTCGTAGCGGCGCTCATCCATAAACAGCTTGCCAAGGAAGCGCCCATCATATTCGGCGACGGCAACCAGACGCGCGATTTTGTGTTCGTCAAAGACGTCGCCCGGGCAAACTGTCTCGCTTTGACCAAAGGAGACAATGAAACGTTCAATATCGGCACAAACAAAAAGACAACGATCAACGAGCTGGCCGCGCTCATTTCTTCCTTCTTCCCTTCACCAATCAGCTGCCTTTACTATCCCGAACGGCCTGGAGACATCCGCCATAGCCGTTTGAATGCCGACAAAGCAAAGCTGATGCTTGATTGGCAGCCGGCATACAATCTGGAAGCAGGTCTAGCGGAAACCGTGCATTTTTACAAAACGAACAGACGTTAG